A section of the Stenotrophomonas acidaminiphila genome encodes:
- a CDS encoding peptidase M14 produces the protein MSFRFLALALLLAIGAMPAFAQNSYYFPAARQFDARVPSPQQFLGYDIGSHYTRHDRLVAYFNELARVSDRVRVEVIGQSYEQRPLLLVTITSPRNHARSAQIAAQWQALVDPAQPLPGDDAPSVVWLGYSVHGNETSSGEAAMLTAYYLAANQDAETAGWLENAVVVIDPAQNPDGRDRAGNWHNAWGSRPPSADPADREHVEPFPTGRVNHYFTDLNRDWLALAQADSWPKVAQFHRWYPNIQIDFHEMGKDSTYYFEPSPKSMESPLLPRSSYEANHWLARFHAQALDALGSLYYTGENFDNFSPIYGSTYPDFHGAVGVTVEQASSRGRVQESVNGPLHFDFTIRNQVATGLASVRGAVEDRMRLFVLQKAFFRSALAQAAAYPVRDWVFGDAADATLTRRLLALLLQHRIQVHALARDVEVDGKRFRAGSAYVVPVRQPQFRLAHAIFEFTPPVKGDVFYSGTSYAVAPAYGLRYAASRGALPTGAKVEAAPAAQGGIHGGRAGFAYVADPRDFGSYRLLGGLLRDDVRVRTAHQPFTAATAAGEVAFGHGAVVIPVAGQALDAGALQARVLARAQEAGVTVHALDSGRTASGIDLGSDNVRVLRAPSIALVMGEGVSATEIGSAWFALDTALGLPASKLDPAQLASVDLSRYTSIVLSAGSYGTVGEAGVTALKRWIAAGGSLVVYGSGARWAIDKGLVEAKLRGDGKGEEGQRLDLGTVRDVFALGRVSGNILSADIDPTHPLGFGVQQRRIWVNKESGLVFEPGKNAFLNVVNIDRQPVVNGYLSDANRARVAGSSYLQVVPSGSGNVVLFADDPAHRKYWHGTERLLLNALLQGNHLNTPKQRGE, from the coding sequence ATGTCATTCCGTTTTCTCGCCCTGGCCCTGCTGCTGGCAATCGGTGCCATGCCCGCCTTCGCCCAGAACAGCTACTACTTTCCCGCCGCGCGGCAGTTCGATGCACGGGTGCCATCGCCGCAGCAGTTCCTTGGCTACGACATCGGCAGCCATTACACGCGGCATGACCGGCTGGTGGCGTACTTCAACGAACTGGCGCGCGTCTCCGACCGGGTCAGGGTGGAGGTGATCGGCCAGAGCTACGAACAGCGCCCGCTGCTGCTGGTGACCATTACCTCGCCGCGAAACCACGCACGCAGCGCGCAGATCGCCGCGCAGTGGCAGGCGCTGGTCGACCCTGCGCAACCGCTGCCCGGCGATGACGCGCCTTCGGTGGTGTGGCTGGGCTACAGCGTGCATGGCAATGAAACCTCCAGTGGAGAGGCGGCAATGCTCACCGCCTACTACCTTGCCGCCAACCAGGATGCCGAAACCGCGGGCTGGCTGGAGAATGCGGTGGTGGTGATCGACCCGGCGCAGAACCCGGACGGCCGCGACCGCGCCGGCAACTGGCACAACGCCTGGGGTTCGCGCCCGCCCTCGGCGGACCCCGCCGACAGGGAGCATGTCGAACCGTTCCCCACGGGGCGGGTCAATCACTACTTCACCGATCTCAACCGCGACTGGCTGGCGCTGGCGCAGGCCGACAGCTGGCCCAAGGTGGCGCAGTTCCATCGCTGGTACCCAAACATCCAGATCGACTTCCACGAGATGGGCAAGGACAGCACCTATTACTTCGAGCCCTCGCCGAAGAGCATGGAAAGCCCCCTGCTGCCCAGGTCCTCGTACGAGGCCAACCACTGGCTGGCGCGCTTCCACGCGCAGGCGCTGGACGCGCTGGGTTCGCTGTACTACACCGGCGAGAACTTCGACAACTTCTCGCCGATCTATGGCTCCACGTACCCGGACTTCCATGGCGCGGTCGGCGTGACCGTGGAGCAGGCCAGCTCGCGTGGACGTGTGCAGGAGTCGGTGAACGGGCCGCTGCATTTCGACTTCACCATCCGCAACCAGGTGGCCACCGGCCTTGCCAGCGTGCGCGGCGCGGTGGAGGACCGCATGCGCCTGTTCGTCCTGCAGAAGGCGTTCTTCCGCAGTGCCCTGGCCCAGGCGGCCGCCTACCCGGTACGCGACTGGGTGTTCGGCGATGCCGCCGATGCGACCCTCACCCGCAGGCTGCTTGCCCTGTTGTTGCAGCACCGCATCCAGGTGCATGCGCTGGCGCGTGATGTCGAAGTCGATGGCAAGCGCTTCCGCGCCGGTTCGGCCTATGTGGTGCCGGTGCGGCAGCCGCAGTTCCGTCTTGCCCATGCGATTTTCGAATTCACCCCGCCGGTGAAGGGGGATGTGTTCTACAGCGGCACCTCCTACGCGGTCGCGCCGGCCTATGGCCTGCGTTATGCCGCCAGTCGCGGGGCGTTGCCGACGGGCGCGAAAGTGGAAGCGGCGCCGGCGGCACAGGGCGGTATCCATGGCGGACGTGCCGGCTTCGCCTATGTGGCCGATCCGCGCGACTTCGGCAGTTACCGCCTGCTGGGTGGCCTGCTGCGGGACGACGTGCGCGTGCGCACCGCGCACCAGCCGTTTACCGCCGCCACCGCTGCCGGTGAGGTGGCGTTCGGCCATGGCGCGGTGGTGATCCCGGTTGCCGGGCAGGCGCTGGATGCCGGGGCGTTGCAGGCCCGGGTGCTGGCGCGTGCGCAGGAGGCGGGCGTCACCGTGCATGCACTGGACAGCGGCCGTACCGCCAGTGGCATCGACCTGGGCAGCGACAACGTGCGTGTGCTGCGTGCGCCGAGCATCGCGCTGGTGATGGGCGAGGGGGTCTCGGCCACCGAGATCGGCTCGGCCTGGTTTGCACTGGATACCGCGCTGGGCCTGCCTGCGAGCAAGCTCGATCCCGCACAACTGGCGAGCGTGGACCTGTCGCGCTACACCTCCATCGTGCTGTCCGCTGGCAGCTACGGCACGGTCGGCGAGGCGGGCGTGACGGCGCTCAAGCGCTGGATCGCCGCCGGCGGCTCGCTGGTGGTGTACGGCAGCGGCGCGCGCTGGGCGATCGACAAGGGCCTGGTCGAGGCCAAGCTGCGCGGGGACGGCAAGGGTGAGGAAGGCCAGCGGCTGGATTTGGGCACGGTGCGCGACGTGTTCGCGCTGGGCCGGGTCAGCGGCAACATCCTCAGTGCCGATATCGATCCCACCCATCCGCTGGGGTTCGGCGTGCAGCAGCGGCGGATCTGGGTGAACAAGGAGAGCGGGCTGGTGTTCGAGCCGGGGAAGAACGCTTTTCTCAATGTGGTCAACATCGACCGCCAGCCGGTGGTGAACGGCTACCTGTCCGATGCCAACCGCGCCCGCGTGGCCGGCTCCAGCTATCTGCAGGTGGTGCCGAGCGGCAGCGGCAACGTGGTGCTGTTCGCCGACGACCCGGCGCACCGCAAGTACTGGCATGGCACCGAGCGCCTGCTGCTCAATGCGCTGCTGCAGGGCAACCACCTCAACACGCCGAAACAGCGCGGGGAGTGA
- a CDS encoding type IV pili twitching motility protein PilT produces MDIGYFLKLMTEKNASDMFLTTGAPVHIKIEGKLYPLGNTGLPPGMVKKIAYSLMDEGQVPQFERDLELNMAIALADVGRFRVNVFKQRGEVGMVIRAIKNRIPSIEELKLPDVLKDVIMTPRGLVLVVGSTGSGKSTSLASMIDHRNATTTGHILTIEDPIEFLHRHKQSIVNQREVGLDTHAFHNALKNAMREAPDVILIGEILDAETMEAAIAFAETGHLCLATLHSNNADQTIERILNFFPESAHRNVLMNLSLNLRAVISQRLVKGTDGRRRPATEVLINTPMIRDLLRRGQVHEIKQAMEQSLEEGMHSFDQCLFRLAKDGVIEQEEALRAADSRDGLALKFRLSEGASGEHDPYADFSAAAPASITHGF; encoded by the coding sequence ATGGATATCGGCTATTTCCTGAAGCTGATGACCGAAAAGAACGCATCGGACATGTTCCTGACCACGGGGGCGCCGGTGCACATCAAGATCGAGGGCAAGCTGTACCCCCTGGGCAATACCGGGCTGCCGCCGGGCATGGTCAAGAAGATCGCCTACTCGCTGATGGACGAGGGCCAGGTGCCGCAGTTCGAGCGCGACCTGGAGCTGAACATGGCCATCGCACTGGCCGATGTGGGGCGGTTCCGGGTGAACGTGTTCAAGCAGCGCGGCGAAGTGGGCATGGTCATCCGCGCGATCAAGAACCGGATCCCCTCGATCGAGGAGCTGAAGCTGCCGGACGTGCTCAAGGACGTGATCATGACCCCGCGCGGGCTGGTGCTGGTGGTCGGCTCCACCGGTTCGGGCAAGTCCACCTCGCTGGCGTCGATGATCGACCACCGCAACGCCACCACCACCGGGCACATCCTCACCATCGAGGATCCGATCGAATTCCTGCACCGGCACAAGCAGTCCATCGTCAACCAGCGCGAGGTCGGGCTGGACACCCACGCCTTCCACAACGCGCTGAAGAACGCGATGCGCGAGGCGCCGGACGTGATCCTGATCGGCGAGATCCTCGACGCCGAGACCATGGAGGCGGCCATCGCCTTCGCCGAGACCGGCCACCTGTGCCTGGCCACGCTGCACTCCAACAACGCCGACCAGACCATCGAGCGCATCCTCAACTTCTTCCCCGAGAGCGCGCACCGCAACGTGCTGATGAACCTGTCGCTGAACCTGCGCGCGGTGATCAGCCAGCGCCTGGTCAAGGGCACCGACGGCCGCCGCCGGCCCGCGACCGAGGTGCTGATCAACACCCCGATGATCCGCGACCTGCTGCGCCGCGGCCAGGTGCACGAGATCAAGCAGGCCATGGAGCAGTCGCTCGAAGAGGGCATGCACAGCTTCGACCAGTGCCTGTTCCGGCTGGCCAAGGACGGCGTGATCGAGCAGGAGGAGGCGCTGCGCGCGGCCGATTCGCGCGATGGCCTGGCGCTCAAGTTCCGGCTGTCCGAGGGCGCCAGCGGCGAGCACGACCCCTATGCGGATTTCTCGGCGGCGGCACCGGCGTCGATCACCCACGGGTTCTGA
- a CDS encoding RNA helicase has translation MSFEDLGLAPFLLRALAEQGYENPTPIQQQAIPLVLQGHDLLAGAQTGTGKTAAFGLPLLQHLATSAQEVRSGPRRPRALILTPTRELATQVHDSLRGYSKYLRIPSTCIYGGVGMGNQLDVLRRGVDLLVACPGRLIDHLERRSIDLSGIEVLVLDEADRMLDMGFLPSIKRILAKLPKQNRQTLLFSATFADPIKQLALEFMRNPREVMVTPRNTVAETIAHRVHPVDAGRKRELLLHLLSADSREQTLVFAKTKHGSDKLATFLDKSGIKTAAIHGNKSQSQRLRALGDFKAGRVTVLVATDIAARGIDINELPKVINYDLPMVAEDYVHRIGRTGRNGASGQAVSLVAQEDAKYLRQIVRLLDRDMDIRDVPGFEPNTPIRWGNSAPGKAEQPGGERPPRRGSGGHGPRRSNGDAPRGGRGGQQKPGGQRNAGSGQQRRDGHPGGGQRRGGGRGRAVPRPDSGLPV, from the coding sequence ATGTCGTTCGAAGATCTGGGCCTTGCGCCCTTCCTGCTGCGCGCGCTCGCCGAGCAGGGTTACGAAAACCCCACCCCGATCCAGCAGCAGGCCATCCCCCTTGTGCTGCAGGGCCACGACCTGCTGGCCGGCGCGCAGACCGGTACCGGCAAGACCGCCGCGTTCGGCCTGCCGCTGCTGCAGCACCTGGCCACCTCGGCGCAGGAAGTGCGCAGCGGCCCGCGCCGGCCGCGCGCGCTGATCCTGACCCCCACCCGCGAACTGGCCACCCAGGTGCATGACAGCCTGCGCGGCTACAGCAAGTACCTGCGCATCCCCAGCACCTGCATCTACGGCGGCGTCGGCATGGGCAACCAGTTGGACGTCCTGCGCCGTGGCGTGGACCTGCTGGTGGCCTGCCCGGGCCGCCTGATCGACCACCTGGAGCGCCGCAGCATCGATCTGTCCGGCATCGAGGTGCTGGTGCTGGACGAGGCCGACCGCATGCTCGACATGGGCTTCCTGCCCTCGATCAAGCGCATCCTGGCCAAGCTGCCCAAGCAGAACCGGCAGACCCTGCTGTTCTCGGCCACCTTCGCCGACCCGATCAAGCAGCTGGCGCTGGAGTTCATGCGCAATCCGCGCGAAGTCATGGTGACCCCGCGCAACACCGTGGCCGAAACCATCGCCCACCGCGTGCACCCGGTCGACGCCGGGCGCAAGCGCGAACTGCTGCTGCACCTGTTGAGCGCCGATTCGCGCGAGCAGACCCTGGTGTTCGCCAAGACCAAGCACGGCAGCGACAAGCTGGCCACGTTCCTGGACAAGTCCGGCATCAAGACCGCGGCGATCCACGGCAACAAGAGCCAGAGCCAGCGCCTGCGCGCACTGGGCGACTTCAAGGCCGGCCGCGTCACCGTGCTGGTGGCCACCGACATCGCCGCGCGCGGCATCGACATCAACGAGCTGCCCAAGGTCATCAACTACGACCTGCCGATGGTGGCCGAGGATTACGTGCACCGCATCGGCCGCACCGGCCGCAACGGTGCCAGCGGCCAGGCGGTTTCGCTGGTGGCGCAGGAAGATGCCAAGTACCTGCGCCAGATCGTGCGCCTGCTGGACCGCGACATGGATATCCGCGACGTGCCGGGCTTCGAGCCGAACACGCCGATCCGCTGGGGCAACAGCGCCCCGGGCAAGGCCGAGCAGCCCGGCGGCGAGCGTCCGCCGCGCCGTGGCAGTGGCGGCCATGGCCCGCGCCGGTCCAATGGCGATGCACCGCGTGGTGGCCGCGGCGGCCAGCAGAAGCCGGGCGGCCAGCGCAATGCGGGCAGCGGCCAGCAGCGGCGCGACGGACACCCCGGCGGTGGCCAGCGGCGCGGTGGTGGCCGGGGCAGAGCCGTACCACGGCCTGATTCCGGGCTGCCGGTTTGA
- a CDS encoding 2-keto-4-pentenoate hydratase has translation MKLGSLKEGGRDGTLIVVSRDLARAVRATGIAATLQQALEDWSNVAPRLNALSESLNHGDADGVFDLDMQALAAPLPRAYEFVDGSAYLPHVARVRKARGAEVPETFYTDPLMYQATSAGFYGPRDAVKVVSEDYGIDLEAEIVVITDDVPMAVTPEQAAGHIQLVGLVNDVSLRNLIPAELAKGFGFLQSKPRSALSPVFVTPDELGEAWQGSKVHLPLVTHINGEWFGAPEAGVDMQFDFAQLIAHAAKTRPLSAGAIVGSGTIANEDTALGASCFAERRTVETLRDGKPSTPFMRFGDVVRIEMFDRAGNSIFGAIEQRIEQAARP, from the coding sequence ATGAAGCTTGGTTCCCTGAAGGAAGGTGGCCGCGACGGCACCCTGATCGTGGTCTCGCGTGACCTGGCCCGCGCCGTGCGCGCCACCGGCATCGCCGCCACCCTGCAGCAGGCGCTGGAGGACTGGTCCAACGTCGCGCCGCGGTTGAACGCGCTGTCCGAGTCGCTCAACCATGGCGATGCCGATGGCGTGTTCGACCTGGACATGCAGGCGCTGGCCGCGCCGCTGCCGCGCGCCTACGAGTTCGTCGATGGCAGCGCCTACCTGCCGCACGTGGCGCGGGTACGCAAGGCGCGTGGCGCCGAGGTTCCGGAGACCTTCTACACCGATCCGCTGATGTACCAGGCGACCAGTGCCGGCTTCTACGGCCCGCGCGATGCGGTCAAGGTGGTCAGCGAGGACTACGGCATCGACCTGGAGGCCGAAATCGTGGTCATCACCGACGACGTGCCGATGGCGGTGACGCCGGAGCAGGCCGCCGGCCACATCCAGCTGGTCGGCCTGGTCAACGACGTCAGCCTGCGCAACCTGATCCCGGCCGAACTGGCCAAGGGCTTCGGCTTCCTGCAGTCCAAGCCGCGTTCGGCACTGAGCCCGGTATTCGTCACCCCCGATGAGCTCGGCGAGGCGTGGCAGGGCAGCAAGGTCCACCTGCCGCTGGTGACCCACATCAACGGCGAATGGTTCGGCGCCCCGGAAGCCGGCGTGGACATGCAGTTCGATTTCGCCCAGCTGATCGCGCACGCGGCCAAGACCCGTCCGCTGTCGGCCGGCGCCATCGTCGGCTCGGGCACCATCGCCAACGAGGACACCGCGCTGGGCGCGTCCTGCTTCGCCGAGCGCCGTACCGTGGAGACGCTGCGCGACGGCAAGCCGTCGACGCCGTTCATGCGCTTCGGCGACGTGGTGCGGATCGAAATGTTCGACCGCGCCGGCAACAGCATCTTCGGCGCCATCGAGCAGCGCATCGAGCAGGCCGCGCGGCCCTGA
- a CDS encoding maleylacetoacetate isomerase — protein sequence MQQGLTLYSYWRSSAAYRVRIGLNLKGLEYATVPVHLVRDGGQQHAPAYAALNPQELVPTLCDGERVLTQSLAILEYLEETHPQPALLPAAAGDRARVRALAQLVACDIHPLNNLRVLQFFDQEWHVPQSERDDWILHWMRTGLSALETTLAGAAQTGRFCHGDAPGLADCCLVPQLYNARRFRLDLDAFPTLRRIEAACLALPAFDAARPENQPDAA from the coding sequence ATGCAACAGGGATTGACGCTCTACAGCTACTGGCGCTCCAGCGCCGCCTACCGGGTACGCATCGGCCTGAACCTGAAAGGGCTGGAGTACGCGACCGTGCCGGTCCACCTGGTGCGCGACGGCGGCCAGCAGCACGCCCCGGCCTACGCCGCGCTCAACCCGCAGGAGCTGGTGCCGACGCTGTGCGATGGCGAACGCGTGCTGACGCAGTCGCTGGCGATCCTCGAGTACCTGGAAGAAACCCACCCGCAGCCGGCGCTGTTGCCGGCGGCAGCGGGCGACCGCGCCCGGGTGCGCGCGCTGGCGCAGCTGGTGGCCTGCGACATCCATCCGCTCAACAACCTGCGCGTGCTGCAGTTCTTCGACCAGGAATGGCACGTACCGCAGTCCGAGCGCGACGACTGGATCCTGCACTGGATGCGCACCGGCCTTTCGGCGCTGGAAACGACCCTGGCGGGCGCGGCGCAGACCGGCCGCTTCTGCCATGGCGACGCGCCCGGGCTGGCCGATTGCTGCCTGGTGCCGCAGCTGTACAACGCGCGCCGCTTCCGCCTGGACCTGGACGCCTTCCCGACCCTGCGGCGGATCGAAGCCGCCTGCCTGGCGCTGCCGGCCTTCGATGCCGCCCGGCCGGAGAACCAGCCGGACGCGGCCTGA